The stretch of DNA CTAAGAAGTCTTTTATTCTGGCAGCAATCCATTATTTTAATGAACATCTGCGGTAGCTCTAAATCATgtcaatgacatttttattgtatttgacctatttaatttaaatgttttattttaacgtACTTTTAATGTCAAGTGTGTGTAAACCATGCTACTTGGTGGCAAATACGTTTACCCACTGGGGATTATTAATAAAGTTTCTCTaatccagtcctcgagggccagatTCTCTCCccgctccaacacacctggttgaaaccaatgtgttgtcatcaagctctgcagaagcagatACCGAGCCATTcagttgattcaggtgtgttggagcagggagacatctaaaagtaTCACACCTGcaaaatctaatctaatctaaaaaaaaaaaaaaaaattgccttaaTAAAAGACTAAACAAACTTGTTGGACAAATTAAGCCACAATAAAGATCACATTGATTCCCATTTATCGTGATAATAAATGTCTTCCAGATGACTTGAGAAGAAAGACAATGAACTTTGACACATTCCATAACTGTGATAAAACCCATTCAGCCCTGCTAGGGAATTTAATGACTCCAACGGTCACATatttattagaaaataaataattaacaaaaatggAATGTCCGAGTGGGGCACAGTAATGACAAAGATGAGTCCAGCAGATAGTAGATGTCCTCCTCACAGGGGGGTCATGTTTCTGGCCTGGGTCTGATAAATGTCTGGTATCTCTCCCATGGAAGAGGACACCATTTGGACAGAGTTCATCCCTCTGAGATCCATTTCAAACCGGATCAACTGCTTCCAGAAGCCGTAGTTAGGTCTGACTATGGGCCTACAGCTCCTCAGCAGAGTGTGGGCCTCCAGCAGCGTCATCCCACAGTGTTTCATCAGATAAGCTAAGCACAGCGCCGCCGAGCGGCTAACTCCAGCATTACAGTGCACCAGAACACGGCCTCCGCTCCGCCTGGTTTCCTCTATTCGATCTGAGACCTCCTCGAAGTGTTCACACAGAGCGGCCTCAGGGGAGTCACACACCGGGATGTGGATGCAGTCCATCCCTGGAGGAGCAGAGCTGTGCCGGGTCTCAGTGACGGTGATGATGCAGGTGATGTGATGTCCGTTCAGCTGGTGGACGTCATTAGCAGcgctgctgttgctgaggtaCAGACAGTCTGTGACTTTACACAGGCCTGACAGACCTGTAGAGTGAATGTGGTGCATAAAGGAACTGAAACCAACAACACTGCGAtttacaataaacacacacacacttctaacCAGAGTACAGGAAAACACGGCTACGGCAACTCCTGAGGGTCAATTTTATTGAACAGCAGTGACTGAAGAGCTCTCTGCTGCCTCCTGCTGGAACATGTAGATATTGCCAAGTGATAAAAGAGAGGGGTCCACCCACGTGATAGAGTCATGAACTGTGAACACCCCAATTTCACCTGGTAGGTCCAAAATTTGTTCTGATTTTGAATTTAATAGAACATTTTGGATTGTTTTGTCAGTGAAAATGATAAGCAATAAACCTATATTCAAATGATGAACTGGTTCTGAACACG from Gouania willdenowi chromosome 9, fGouWil2.1, whole genome shotgun sequence encodes:
- the LOC114470140 gene encoding dual specificity protein phosphatase 18-like codes for the protein MHHIHSTGLSGLCKVTDCLYLSNSSAANDVHQLNGHHITCIITVTETRHSSAPPGMDCIHIPVCDSPEAALCEHFEEVSDRIEETRRSGGRVLVHCNAGVSRSAALCLAYLMKHCGMTLLEAHTLLRSCRPIVRPNYGFWKQLIRFEMDLRGMNSVQMVSSSMGEIPDIYQTQARNMTPL